A single window of Silurus meridionalis isolate SWU-2019-XX chromosome 11, ASM1480568v1, whole genome shotgun sequence DNA harbors:
- the LOC124393120 gene encoding mucin-12-like isoform X30: MWCCKRLWLLLIALVHILDVRALGVWNRRPAQDWYSVDVKMGLDQTQGSSFLPDGGHNSTARRDESKANAGALQNSVVSHAGLSSSDALGTGFSGQSENIFNTIQGFQTQNVGLCAQSTSDQDVPTPEIQTSHGVQSFGMSNHQGLPSPCGGSQTGPAFIVTQQTSENAMSSGSMLGTSSFTNGYQTQGLTGYGLFQGLVSQFGSSQTQPGTNQLSFAPASTVTQQVTDSATTGGSSSFSIPSSPSGSQSPSAYWLSLGLSSPYGGFQTQPGTNQLGSVPASTVTQQVTDSATTGGSPSGSQSSTGYGLFQGLVSQFGSSQTQPGTNQLSSAPASTVTQQVTDSATTGGSPSGSQSSTGYGLFQGLVSQFGSSQTQPGTNQLSSAPASTVTQQVTDSATTGGSSSFSIPSSPSGSQSPSAYWLSLGLSSPYGGFQTQPGTNQLGSVPASTVTQQVTDSATTGGSPSGSQSSTGYGLFQGLVSQFGSSQTQPGTNQLSSAPASTVTQQVTDSATTGGSPSGSQSPSAYWLSLGLSSPYGGFQTQPGTNQLGSVPASTVTQQVTDSATTGDSPSGSQSSTGYGLFQGLVSQFGSSQTQPGTNQLSSAPASTVTQQVTDSATTGGSPSGSQSSTGYGLFQGLVSQFGSSQTQPGTNQLSSAPASTVTQQVTDSATTGGSSSFSIPSSPSGSQSPSAYWLSLGLSSPYGGFQTQPGTNQLSFAPASTVTQQVTDSATTGGSPSGSQSPSAYWLSLGLSSPYGGFQTQPGTNQLSSAPASTVTQQVTDSATTGGSPSGSQSSTGYGLFQGLVSQFGSSQTQPGTNQLSSAPASTVTQQVTDSATTGGSSSFSIPSSPSGSQSPSAYWLSLGLSSPYVGFQTQPGTNQLGSVPASTVTQQVTDSAPTGGSPSGSQSSTGYGLFQGLVSQFGSSQTQPGTNQLSSAPALTVTQQSAETGPSISPPVSVSSSLSGSQSPSAYWLSLGLSSPYGGFQTQPGTNQLASVPASTVTQQVTDSATTGGSPSGSQSSTGYGLFQGLSSHDGGFQTQPGTNQLSSAPASTVTQQVTDSATTGGSSSFSIPSSPSGSQSSTGYGLFQGLVSQFGSSQTQQGTNQLSSAPASTVTQQSAESGPSISPPVSLSSSLSGSQSPSAYWLSLGLSSPFGGFQTQPGTNQLGSVPASTVTQQVTDSAPTGGSPSGSQSSTGYGLFQGLVSQFGSSQTQPGTNQLSFAPASTVTQQVTDSATTGGSSSFSIPSSPSGSQSPSAYWLSLGLSSPYGGFQTQPGTNQLGSVPASTVTQQVTDSATTGDSPSGSQSSTGYGLFQGLVSQFGSSQTQPGTNQLSSAPALTVTQQVTDSATTGGSPSGSQSPSAYWLSLGLSSPYGGFQTQPGTNQLGSVPASTVTQQVTDSATTGGSSSFSIPSSPSGSQSPSAYWLSLGLSSPYGGFQTQPGTNQLGSVPASTVTQQVTDSATTGDSPSGSQSSTGYGLFQGLVSQFGSSQTQPGTNQLSSAPASTVTQQVTDSATTGGSPSGSQSSTGYGLFQGLVSQFGSSQTQPGTNQLSFAPASTVTQQVTDSATTGGSSSFSIPSSPSGSQSPSAYWLSLGLSSPYGGFQTQPGTNQLGSVPASTVTQQVTDSATTGGSPSGSQSSTGYGLFQGLVSQFGSSQTQPGTNQLSSAPASTVTQQVTDSATTGGSSSFSIPSSPSGSQSPSAYWLSLGLSSPYGGFQTQPGTNQLGSVPASTVTQQVTDSATTGGSPSGSQSPSAYWLSLGLSSPYGGFQTQPGTNQLGSVPASTVTQQVTDSATTGGSPSGSQSSTGYGLFQGLVSQFGSSQTQPGTNQLSFAPASTVTQQVTDSATTGGSSSFSIPSSPSGSQSPSAYWLSLGLSSPYGGFQTQPGTNQLGSVPASTVTQQVTDSATTGGSPSGSQSSTGYGLFQGLVSQFGSSQTQPGTNQLSSAPASTVTQQVTDSATTGGSPSGSQSSTGYGLFQGLVSQFGSSQTQPGTNQLSSAPASTVTQQVTDSATTGGSPSGSQSSTGYGLFQGLVSQFGSSQTQPGTNQLSSAPASTVTQQVTDSATTGGSSSFSIPSSPSGSQSPSAYWLSLGLSSPYGGFQTQPGTNQLSSAPASTVTQQVTDSATTGGSSSFSIPSSPSGSQSSTGYGLFQGLSSPYGGFQTQPGTNQLSSAPASTVTQQVTDSATTGGSPSGSQSSTGYGLFQGLSSHDGGFQTQPGTNQLSSAPASTVTQQVTDSATTGGSSSFSIPSSPSGSQSSTGYGLFQGLVSQFGSSQTQQGTNQLSSAPASTVTQQSAESGPSISPPVSLSSSLSGSQSPSAYWLSLGLSSPFGGFQTQPGTNQLGSVPASTVTQQVTDSATTGGSSSFSISSSPSGSQSSTGYGLFQGLVNQFGSTQTQPGTNQLSSAPASTVTQQSAETGPSISPPVSLSSSLSGSQSSTGYGLFQGLSSHDGGFQTQPGTNQLSSAPASTVTQQVTDSSTTGGSSSFSIPSSPSGSQSPSAYWLSLGLSSPYGGFQTQPGTNQLGSVPASTVTQQVTDSGTTGGSPSGSQSSSGYGLFQGLVSQSGSSQTQPGTNQLSSVPALTVTQQSVESGPSISPPVSLSSSLSGSQSPSAYWLSLGLSSPYGGFQTQQGTNQLSSAPASTVTQQVTGSATTGGSPSGSQSSTGYGLSQQGTNYLGSVTALTSSSASSAFQSQTLSQEQSHNVQQLGTFNQMLPAFWFGHQSCKNNVFSGSSNISKLTSH, encoded by the exons ATGTGGTGCTGCAAAAG GCTCTGGTTACTCTTAATTGCTTTAGTTCACATACTGGATGTAAGGGCACTTGGAG TGTGGAACAGAAGGCCTGCACAGGATTGGTACAGTGTTGATGTAAAGATGGGTCTTGATCAGACTCAAGGAAGCAGTTTCCTTCCTGATGGTGGCCACAACTCCACAGCCAGGAGGGATGAAAGTAAAGCCAATGCTGGAGCTTTGCAAAATAGTGTAGTCTCTCATGCAGGCTTATCTTCATCAGATGCCCTGGGAACTGGATTTTCTGGTCAGTCAGAGAATATATTTAACACCATTCAAGGCTTCCAAACTCAGAATGTTGGTTTGTGTGCTCAATCCACATCTGATCAGGATGTTCCAACCCCTGAGATTCAGACCAGCCATGGGGTTCAATCTTTTGGCATGTCAAACCATCAAGGGCTTCCAAGCCCATGTGGTGGTAGTCAAACAGGCCCTGCCTTTATTGTGACTCAGCAGACCTCAGAAAATGCAATGTCCAGTGGTTCAATGCTTGGTACATCAAGCTTTACCAATGGTTATCAAACCCAAGGCTTGACTGGCTATGGACTGTTTCAAGGGCTTGTGAGCCAGTTTGGTAGTTCCCagacacagccaggcacaaatcaaCTGAGTTTTGCTCCTGCTTCAACTGTGACCCAGCAGGTAACTGACAGTGCTACAACAGGAGGCTCCTCTAGTTTCAGCATCCCAAGCTCtcctagtggttctcaaagccCCTCTGCCTATTGGCTTTCCCTAGGCCTTTCCAGCCCATATGGTGGTTTCCagacacagccaggcacaaatcaaCTGGGCTCTGTTCCTGCTTCAACTGTGACCCAGCAGGTAACTGACAGTGCTACAACAGGAGGCTCtcctagtggttctcaaagctcAACTGGCTATGGACTGTTTCAAGGACTTGTGAGCCAGTTTGGTAGTTCCCagacacagccaggcacaaatcaactgagttctgctcctgcttcaactgtgacccagcaggtaactgacagtgctacaacaggaggctctcctagtggttctcaaagctcAACTGGTTATGGACTGTTTCAAGGACTTGTGAGCCAGTTTGGTAGTTCCCagacacagccaggcacaaatcaaCTGAGTTCTGCTCCTGCTTCAACTGTGACCCAGCAGGTAACTGACAGTGCTACAACAGGAGGCTCCTCTAGTTTCAGCATCCCAAGCTCtcctagtggttctcaaagccCCTCTGCCTATTGGCTTTCCCTAGGCCTTTCCAGCCCATATGGTGGTTTCCagacacagccaggcacaaatcaaCTGGGCTCTGTTCCTGCTTCAACTGTGACCCAGCAGGTAACTGACAGTGCTACAACAGGAGGCTCtcctagtggttctcaaagctcAACTGGCTATGGACTGTTTCAAGGACTTGTGAGCCAGTTTGGTAGTTCCCagacacagccaggcacaaatcaactgagttctgctcctgcttcaactgtgacccagcaggtaactgacagtgctacaacaggaggctctcctagtggttctcaaagccCCTCTGCCTATTGGCTTTCCCTAGGCCTTTCCAGCCCTTATGGTGGTTTCCagacacagccaggcacaaatcaaCTGGGCTCTGTTCCTGCTTCAACTGTGACCCAGCAGGTAACTGACAGTGCTACAACAGGAGACTCtcctagtggttctcaaagctcAACTGGCTATGGACTGTTTCAAGGACTTGTGAGCCAGTTTGGTAGTTCCCagacacagccaggcacaaatcaactgagttctgctcctgcttcaactgtgacccagcaggtaactgacagtgctacaacaggaggctctcctagtggttctcaaagctcAACTGGTTATGGACTGTTTCAAGGACTTGTGAGCCAGTTTGGTAGTTCCCagacacagccaggcacaaatcaaCTGAGTTCTGCTCCTGCTTCAACTGTGACCCAGCAGGTAACTGACAGTGCTACAACAGGAG GCTCCTCTAGTTTCAGCATCCCAAGCTCtcctagtggttctcaaagccCCTCTGCCTATTGGCTTTCCCTAGGCCTTTCCAGCCCATATGGTGGCTTCCagacacagccaggcacaaatcaactgagttttgctcctgcttcaactgtgacccagcaggtaactgacagtgctacaacaggaggctctcctagtggttctcaaagccCCTCTGCCTATTGGCTTTCCCTAGGCCTTTCCAGCCCTTATGGTGGTTTCCagacacagccag gcacaaatcaaCTGAGTTCTGCTCCTGCTTCAACTGTGACCCAGCAGGTAACTGACAGTGCTACAACAGGAG GCTCtcctagtggttctcaaagctcAACTGGTTATGGACTGTTTCAAGGACTTGTGAGCCAGTTTGGTAGTTCCCagacacagccaggcacaaatcaactgagttctgctcctgcttcaactgtgacccagcaggtaactgacagtgctacaacaggag GCTCCTCTAGTTTCAGCATCCCAAGCTCtcctagtggttctcaaagccCCTCTGCCTATTGGCTTTCCCTAGGCCTTTCCAGCCCTTATGTTGGTTTCCAGACACAGCCAGGAACAAATCAACTGGGCTCTGTTCCTGCTTCAACTGTGACCCAGCAGGTAACTGACAGTGCTCCAACAGGAGGCTCtcctagtggttctcaaagctcAACTGGCTATGGACTGTTTCAAGGACTTGTGAGCCAGTTTGGTAGTTCCCagacacagccaggcacaaatcaaCTGAGTTCTGCTCCTGCTTTAACTGTGACCCAACAGTCTGCTGAGACTGGACCATCCATTAGCCCTCCTGTTTCAGTGTCCTCCAGTTTGAGTGGTTCTCAAAGCCCCTCTGCCTATTGGCTTTCCCTAGGCCTTTCCAGCCCATATGGTGGTTTCCagacacagccaggcacaaatcaaCTGGCCTCTGTTCCTGCTTCAACTGTGACCCAGCAGGTAACTGACAGTGCTACAACAGGAG gctctcctagtggttctcaaagctcAACTGGCTATGGACTGTTTCAAGGACTTTCCAGCCATGATGGTGGTTTCCagacacagccaggcacaaatcaaCTGAGTTCTGCTCCTGCTTCAACTGTGACCCAGCAGGTAACTGACAGTGCTACAACAGGAGGCTCCTCTAGTTTCAGCATCCCAAGCTCtcctagtggttctcaaagctcAACTGGCTATGGACTGTTTCAAGGACTTGTGAGCCAGTTTGGTAGTTCCCAGACACAGCAAGGCACAAATCAACTGAGTTCTGCTCCTGCTTCAACTGTAACCCAACAGTCTGCTGAGAGTGGACCATCCATTAGCCCTCCTGTTTCATTGTCCTCCAGTTTGAGTGGGTCTCAAAGCCCCTCTGCCTATTGGCTTTCCCTAGGCCTTTCCAGCCCATTTGGTGGTTTCCAGACACAGCCAGGAACAAATCAACTGGGCTCTGTTCCTGCTTCAACTGTGACCCAGCAGGTAACTGACAGTGCTCCAACAGGAGGCTCtcctagtggttctcaaagctcAACTGGCTATGGACTGTTTCAAGGACTTGTGAGCCAGTTTGGTAGTTCCCagacacagccaggcacaaatcaaCTGAGTTTTGCTCCTGCTTCAACTGTGACCCAGCAGGTAACTGACAGTGCTACAACAGGAGGCTCCTCTAGTTTCAGCATCCCAA gctctcctagtggttctcaaagccCCTCTGCCTATTGGCTTTCCCTAGGCCTTTCCAGCCCTTATGGTGGTTTCCagacacagccaggcacaaatcaaCTGGGCTCTGTTCCTGCTTCAACTGTGACCCAGCAGGTAACTGACAGTGCTACAACAGGAGACTCtcctagtggttctcaaagctcAACTGGCTATGGACTGTTTCAAGGACTTGTGAGCCAGTTTGGTAGTTCCCagacacagccaggcacaaatcaactgagttctgctcctgctttaactgtgacccagcaggtaactgacagtgctacaacaggaggctctcctagtggttctcaaagccCCTCTGCCTATTGGCTTTCCCTAGGCCTTTCCAGCCCTTATGGTGGTTTCCagacacagccaggcacaaatcaaCTGGGCTCTGTTCCTGCTTCAACTGTGACCCAGCAGGTAACTGACAGTGCTACAACAGGAG GCTCCTCTAGTTTCAGCATCCCAA gctctcctagtggttctcaaagccCCTCTGCCTATTGGCTTTCCCTAGGCCTTTCCAGCCCTTATGGTGGTTTCCagacacagccaggcacaaatcaaCTGGGCTCTGTTCCTGCTTCAACTGTGACCCAGCAGGTAACTGACAGTGCTACAACAGGAGACTCtcctagtggttctcaaagctcAACTGGCTATGGACTGTTTCAAGGACTTGTGAGCCAGTTTGGTAGTTCCCagacacagccag gcacaaatcaactgagttctgctcctgcttcaactgtgacccagcaggtaactgacagtgctacaacaggaggctctcctagtggttctcaaagctcAACTGGTTATGGACTGTTTCAAGGACTTGTGAGCCAGTTTGGTAGTTCCCagacacagccaggcacaaatcaaCTGAGTTTTGCTCCTGCTTCAACTGTGACCCAGCAGGTAACTGACAGTGCTACAACAGGAGGCTCCTCTAGTTTCAGCATCCCAAGCTCtcctagtggttctcaaagccCCTCTGCCTATTGGCTTTCCCTAGGCCTTTCCAGCCCATATGGTGGTTTCCagacacagccaggcacaaatcaaCTGGGCTCTGTTCCTGCTTCAACTGTGACCCAGCAGGTAACTGACAGTGCTACAACAGGAGGCTCtcctagtggttctcaaagctcAACTGGCTATGGACTGTTTCAAGGACTTGTGAGCCAGTTTGGTAGTTCCCagacacagccaggcacaaatcaactgagttctgctcctgcttcaactgtgacccagcaggtaactgacagtgctacaacaggag GCTCCTCTAGTTTCAGCATCCCAAGCTCtcctagtggttctcaaagccCCTCTGCCTATTGGCTTTCCCTAGGCCTTTCCAGCCCATATGGTGGTTTCCagacacagccaggcacaaatcaaCTGGGCTCTGTTCCTGCTTCAACTGTGACCCAGCAGGTAACTGACAGTGCTACAACAGGAG gctctcctagtggttctcaaagccCCTCTGCCTATTGGCTTTCCCTAGGCCTTTCCAGCCCTTATGGTGGTTTCCagacacagccaggcacaaatcaaCTGGGCTCTGTTCCTGCTTCAACTGTGACCCAGCAGGTAACTGACAGTGCTACAACAGGAGGCTCtcctagtggttctcaaagctcAACTGGCTATGGACTGTTTCAAGGACTTGTGAGCCAGTTTGGTAGTTCCCagacacagccaggcacaaatcaaCTGAGTTTTGCTCCTGCTTCAACTGTGACCCAGCAGGTAACTGACAGTGCTACAACAGGAGGCTCCTCTAGTTTCAGCATCCCAAGCTCtcctagtggttctcaaagccCCTCTGCCTATTGGCTTTCCCTAGGCCTTTCCAGCCCATATGGTGGTTTCCagacacagccaggcacaaatcaaCTGGGCTCTGTTCCTGCTTCAACTGTGACCCAGCAGGTAACTGACAGTGCTACAACAGGAGGCTCtcctagtggttctcaaagctcAACTGGCTATGGACTGTTTCAAGGACTTGTGAGCCAGTTTGGTAGTTCCCagacacagccaggcacaaatcaactgagttctgctcctgcttcaactgtgacccagcaggtaactgacagtgctacaacaggaggctctcctagtggttctcaaagctcAACTGGTTATGGACTGTTTCAAGGACTTGTGAGCCAGTTTGGTAGTTCCCagacacagccaggcacaaatcaaCTGAGTTCTGCTCCTGCTTCAACTGTGACCCAGCAGGTAACTGACAGTGCTACAACAGGAG GCTCtcctagtggttctcaaagctcAACTGGTTATGGACTGTTTCAAGGACTTGTGAGCCAGTTTGGTAGTTCCCagacacagccaggcacaaatcaactgagttctgctcctgcttcaactgtgacccagcaggtaactgacagtgctacaacaggag GCTCCTCTAGTTTCAGCATCCCAAGCTCtcctagtggttctcaaagccCCTCTGCCTATTGGCTTTCCCTAG GCCTTTCCAGCCCATATGGTGGTTTCCagacacagccaggcacaaatcaaCTGAGTTCTGCTCCTGCTTCAACTGTGACCCAGCAGGTAACTGACAGTGCTACAACAGGAGGCTCCTCTAGTTTCAGCATCCCAAGCTCtcctagtg GTTCTCAAAGCTCAACTGGCTATGGACTGTTTCAAGGACTTTCCAGCCCATATGGTGGTTTCCagacacagccaggcacaaatcaactgagttctgctcctgcttcaactgtgacccagcaggtaactgacagtgctacaacaggaggctctcctagtggttctcaaagctcAACTGGCTATGGACTGTTTCAAGGACTTTCCAGCCATGATGGTGGTTTCCagacacagccaggcacaaatcaaCTGAGTTCTGCTCCTGCTTCAACTGTGACCCAGCAGGTAACTGACAGTGCTACAACAGGAG GCTCCTCTAGTTTCAGCATCCCAAGCTCtcctagtggttctcaaagctcAACTGGCTATGGACTGTTTCAAGGACTTGTGAGCCAGTTTGGTAGTTCCCAGACACAGCAAGGCACAAATCAACTGAGTTCTGCTCCTGCTTCAACTGTAACCCAACAGTCTGCTGAGAGTGGACCATCCATTAGCCCTCCTGTTTCATTGTCCTCCAGTTTGAGTGGGTCTCAAAGCCCCTCTGCCTATTGGCTTTCCCTAGGCCTTTCCAGCCCATTTGGTGGTTTCCAGACACAGCCAGGAACAAATCAACTGGGCTCTGTTCCTGCTTCAACTGTGACCCAGCAGGTAACTGACAGTGCTACAACAGGAG GCTCCTCTAGTTTCAGCATCTCCAGCTCtcctagtggttctcaaagctcAACTGGCTATGGACTGTTTCAAGGACTTGTGAACCAGTTTGGTAGTACCCagacacagccaggcacaaatcaaCTGAGTTCTGCTCCTGCTTCAACTGTGACCCAACAGTCTGCTGAGACTGGACCATCCATTAGCCCTCCTGTTTCATTGTCCTCCAGTTTGAGTGGTTCTCAAAGCTCAACTGGCTATGGACTGTTTCAAGGACTTTCCAGCCATGATGGTGGTTTCCagacacagccaggcacaaatcaaCTGAGTTCTGCTCCTGCTTCAACTGTGACCCAGCAGGTAACTGACAGTTCTACAACAGGTGGGTCCTCTAGTTTCAGCATCCCAAGCTCtcctagtggttctcaaagccCCTCTGCCTATTGGCTTTCCCTAGGCCTTTCCAGCCCATATGGTGGTTTCCagacacagccaggcacaaatcaaCTGGGCTCTGTTCCTGCTTCAACTGTAACCCAGCAGGTAACTGACAGTGGTACAACAGGAGGCTCtcctagtggttctcaaagctcATCTGGCTATGGACTGTTTCAAGGACTTGTGAGCCAGTCTGGTAGTTCCCagacacagccaggcacaaatcaaCTGAGTTCTGTTCCTGCTTTAACTGTGACCCAACAGTCTGTTGAGAGTGGACCATCCATTAGCCCTCCTGTTTCATTGTCCTCCAGTTTGAGTGGTTCTCAAAGCCCCTCTGCCTATTGGCTTTCCCTAGGCCTTTCCAGCCCATATGGTGGTTTCCAGACACAGCAAGGCACAAATCAACTGAGTTCTGCTCCTGCTTCAACTGTGACCCAGCAGGTAACTGGCAGTGCTACAACAGGAGGCTCtcctagtggttctcaaagctcAACTGGCTATGGACTGTCACAGCAAGGCACAAATTATTTGGGCTCTGTTACTGCTTTAACTAGTAGCTCTGCTTCCAGTGCATTTCAAAGCCAAACTTTGTCTCAAGAACAGAGCCATAATGTACAGCAACTTGGGACCTTCAATCAGATGCTTCCTGCTTTTTGGTTTGGCCACCAGTCTTGTAAAAATAACGTGTTCAGTGGTTCTTCCAATATTTCCAAGCTTACCTCACATTAA